A genomic window from Litoreibacter janthinus includes:
- a CDS encoding FAD-dependent monooxygenase: MTKKRAVVAGGGIGGLACGLALAQTGWEVEVLEQAPELAEVGAGLQISPNGMAVLDRLGVTPLIEGALFEPEAIELRMGRTGRQIFRLPMKGTAEARWGNRFIQIHRADLHSALAKALRAQPSARVRTNARITGYVRERGGASVYLDRGDRVFGDILVGADGVRSQIRQQMCGGDRARFTGNVAWRAVVPVAALGENAPPPIGVIWAGRKKHAVTTRIKGGSHVNFVGIVEQDSWTEEGWSIPGNVEEALADFGDWQPCLRSVLEASTGLFRWALYGRPPLAKWCDGPVTLLGDAAHPMLPSMAQGAVMALEDAVVLADALSQDGDKTSALQSYEATRKPRVTKVQARSVANSHMFHRHSTLSQVATYAPMAVASRLSPALIHRQQDWIYGYKT; the protein is encoded by the coding sequence ATGACCAAAAAACGCGCAGTAGTTGCGGGCGGCGGTATCGGCGGTCTGGCTTGTGGTCTGGCGCTGGCGCAAACGGGCTGGGAAGTCGAGGTATTGGAGCAGGCGCCAGAGCTGGCAGAAGTTGGCGCAGGCCTTCAAATCAGCCCGAACGGGATGGCCGTGCTTGATCGTTTGGGCGTGACCCCGTTGATTGAAGGTGCGTTGTTCGAGCCTGAGGCAATCGAGCTGCGAATGGGGCGCACAGGCCGACAAATATTCCGGCTGCCGATGAAAGGCACTGCCGAAGCGCGTTGGGGCAACCGGTTTATCCAGATACACCGTGCGGACCTCCACTCGGCGCTGGCAAAAGCGCTGCGTGCGCAGCCATCCGCACGGGTGCGGACCAACGCGCGCATCACGGGATATGTGCGGGAGCGCGGCGGCGCGTCTGTCTATCTGGACCGTGGTGACCGCGTGTTTGGCGACATCCTTGTCGGGGCGGATGGCGTGCGCTCTCAAATCCGCCAGCAAATGTGCGGTGGGGATCGCGCTCGTTTTACAGGAAACGTGGCGTGGCGCGCTGTGGTGCCCGTGGCGGCTTTAGGGGAAAACGCCCCGCCGCCAATTGGCGTCATCTGGGCTGGCCGCAAAAAACATGCGGTGACCACGCGGATCAAAGGCGGCAGCCATGTGAACTTCGTGGGCATCGTCGAGCAGGACAGCTGGACCGAAGAAGGCTGGTCCATTCCGGGCAACGTTGAAGAGGCATTGGCCGATTTTGGCGATTGGCAACCTTGTTTAAGGTCGGTGCTGGAGGCGTCGACCGGATTGTTCCGGTGGGCGCTGTATGGTCGACCCCCGCTTGCCAAATGGTGCGATGGGCCGGTGACACTGCTGGGCGATGCGGCACATCCGATGCTTCCGTCTATGGCGCAAGGTGCGGTAATGGCCTTGGAAGATGCGGTGGTTCTGGCAGATGCTCTGTCACAGGACGGCGATAAGACAAGCGCGCTGCAAAGCTACGAAGCGACGCGCAAACCGCGGGTCACCAAGGTTCAGGCCCGATCTGTCGCAAATTCGCACATGTTCCACCGTCACAGCACGCTGTCACAGGTTGCAACTTACGCTCCAATGGCCGTTGCGTCCCGCTTGTCGCCCGCCTTAATACACCGCCAGCAAGACTGGATTTATGGATATAAAACATAA
- a CDS encoding flavin-containing monooxygenase, translating into MTQAKVPAVLTGTENSYALIGAGPMGLAMAKNLAEQGIAFHGFELHSDVGGLWDIDAPLSTMYDTAHLISSKTMTEFADYPMDDSVAEYPSHRELRDYFRGFAKEFGLYEHYTFGAKILSAEPLGDSGDGWRVTWDCDGATQSAVFAGVLIANGTLSEPNMPDFNGAFDGELIHSSAYRSPKQFERKRVLIVGAGNSGCDIAVDAIHHGVSCELSMRRGYYFVPKYVFGKPADTMGGAIKLPMWLKRKVDGTILKWFVGDPQKYGFPKPDYALYESHPVVNSLILFHAGHGDIKIRADIERLDGKTVHFKDGTQGEYDMILAATGYKLHYPFIDDALLNWQGSAPHLYLNAMHPTRDDLFVLGMVEASGLGWQGRHEQAEMVARYIAGLGKGTAAAKALQAEKAEGFERATGGMNYIDLPRMAYYVDKNTYRNAVTKQIRTLKAGA; encoded by the coding sequence ATGACACAGGCGAAGGTCCCGGCAGTGCTGACGGGGACAGAAAATTCCTATGCGCTGATCGGAGCGGGCCCGATGGGCCTAGCGATGGCAAAGAACCTTGCAGAGCAAGGCATCGCGTTTCACGGGTTCGAGCTACACAGCGATGTGGGTGGGCTGTGGGATATAGATGCGCCGCTGTCCACAATGTATGACACCGCGCACCTGATCTCGTCCAAAACCATGACAGAATTCGCCGATTATCCGATGGATGACAGTGTCGCCGAATACCCGTCGCACCGCGAATTACGCGATTACTTTCGAGGGTTCGCAAAGGAATTTGGCCTTTATGAGCACTATACCTTTGGCGCAAAAATCCTGTCCGCTGAGCCGCTTGGGGATAGCGGTGACGGCTGGCGCGTCACTTGGGACTGTGATGGTGCAACGCAATCTGCCGTCTTTGCGGGGGTTTTGATCGCCAACGGCACTTTGTCAGAACCCAATATGCCAGACTTCAATGGCGCATTTGATGGCGAGTTGATTCATTCCAGCGCCTATCGTTCCCCCAAGCAGTTCGAACGAAAGCGCGTGCTGATTGTGGGGGCGGGCAACTCTGGCTGCGACATTGCGGTGGATGCCATTCACCACGGAGTGTCGTGCGAATTGTCGATGCGGCGCGGCTATTATTTTGTCCCCAAATATGTGTTTGGCAAACCTGCGGACACGATGGGCGGGGCGATCAAGCTGCCGATGTGGCTCAAGCGCAAAGTTGACGGGACCATTCTGAAGTGGTTCGTCGGCGACCCTCAGAAATACGGGTTCCCGAAACCGGATTATGCGCTCTACGAAAGCCACCCAGTGGTGAATTCGCTTATCCTGTTCCACGCAGGGCACGGGGATATCAAGATCCGCGCCGACATTGAGCGGCTGGACGGGAAGACCGTTCATTTTAAGGATGGCACGCAGGGTGAGTACGACATGATCCTCGCGGCGACAGGCTACAAGTTGCACTATCCGTTTATCGATGATGCCCTGCTCAACTGGCAGGGCTCTGCCCCGCATCTGTATCTGAATGCCATGCATCCCACACGGGATGATCTGTTCGTGCTGGGTATGGTCGAAGCGTCAGGCCTTGGTTGGCAAGGGCGGCATGAGCAAGCCGAAATGGTCGCGCGCTATATTGCAGGCTTGGGTAAGGGGACTGCCGCCGCCAAGGCGCTTCAGGCCGAAAAGGCTGAGGGGTTTGAGCGTGCGACTGGTGGGATGAATTATATCGACCTGCCGCGCATGGCTTATTACGTTGATAAAAACACCTACCGGAACGCGGTGACAAAGCAGATCAGAACGCTGAAAGCGGGGGCGTGA
- a CDS encoding bile acid:sodium symporter family protein, whose product MGDVDGILLNFSPGSLMLLNAILAVVMFSVALDLKPDDFRRVASSPKALITGLFSQFLVLPALTFLMVLALNPRPSIALGLILVAACPGGNISNFITHRAGGNSALSVSMTAFATVGAVLLTPLNIAFWGGLYGPTREILKATAIDPIQIAITVTLMLFLPLVLGIWLNNARPELAARLRKPLQHVSLGIFVAFVILALAANWAFFLQYAWMVAGLVVLHNALALSGGFIAATLAGLSPYDRRAITIETGIQNSGLGLVLIFGFFGGLGGMAVVAAFWGIWHAISGIALAALFNRTEAAR is encoded by the coding sequence ATGGGCGACGTAGACGGCATCTTGCTGAATTTCAGCCCCGGAAGCCTCATGCTTCTGAATGCCATTCTGGCGGTGGTGATGTTCTCGGTTGCGCTGGATTTGAAGCCGGACGATTTCCGTCGTGTCGCAAGCTCGCCCAAGGCCTTGATCACCGGCTTGTTCTCGCAATTTCTGGTGTTGCCTGCGCTGACATTTCTTATGGTGCTAGCGTTGAATCCACGGCCCTCCATCGCGTTGGGGTTGATCCTCGTGGCGGCGTGTCCGGGTGGAAACATTTCCAATTTCATCACGCACCGTGCGGGGGGGAACTCCGCGTTGTCGGTGTCGATGACAGCGTTCGCAACAGTGGGTGCGGTGCTGCTTACACCTCTCAACATCGCGTTTTGGGGCGGGCTCTACGGCCCGACGCGCGAGATTTTGAAAGCGACGGCAATCGACCCGATCCAGATCGCGATCACCGTAACGCTGATGCTGTTCTTGCCCTTGGTGCTTGGCATCTGGCTCAACAACGCCAGACCCGAGCTTGCGGCGCGTTTGCGCAAGCCGTTGCAGCATGTGTCGCTGGGGATTTTCGTGGCCTTTGTCATTCTGGCCTTGGCGGCAAACTGGGCGTTCTTTTTGCAGTATGCGTGGATGGTGGCAGGGCTAGTCGTCCTGCACAATGCGTTGGCGCTGTCGGGTGGGTTCATAGCCGCAACGCTGGCAGGCCTCAGCCCCTATGACCGTCGCGCGATTACCATCGAGACAGGCATTCAGAATTCCGGCCTTGGCTTGGTGCTGATCTTCGGCTTTTTCGGCGGGCTTGGTGGGATGGCGGTCGTAGCCGCGTTCTGGGGAATCTGGCACGCGATTTCTGGCATCGCACTGGCGGCATTGTTTAACCGGACCGAGGCGGCGCGATGA
- a CDS encoding MmgE/PrpD family protein: MTEMEVLAGPKPIFDDLSKWLHGLDADALPVEVMSTAKLLVLDLLGVLAAAHRLEAGRIARDHAVRHWAAGPDAPKARLAFDGRVASLPGAAFAMATQLDNLDAHDGWQPSKGHAGAALLPALLALAEDAKALSGREALVLMIAGYETAYRAAAALHGTVPDYHTSGAWNALGCVVMGARLRGVSDDVFRHALGIAEYHAPRSQMMREIANPTMLHDGTGFGAPVGLYALLIAEDGFTGAPAATIEFDDAAGYWADLGKSWLTCQQYVKPYPICRWAHAPIDAALGLKVAHEIDAKDIAAVEVHTFKYSADLSMSVPDTAPKAQYSLAWPVACAFACGVVGVDEVMPEAFEDKELIRLTHLTTAHVDPALEADYPARRQASVRVTLTDGRRFDSGVVEASGGPDPQPTEAEIVAKFRRFAGSVLSVAQVEELERAVMSLDSQDADFKALVKLVAEMKIAP; encoded by the coding sequence ATGACCGAAATGGAAGTGCTCGCCGGCCCCAAACCGATTTTTGATGATCTGAGCAAATGGCTGCACGGGCTGGATGCGGATGCACTACCGGTAGAGGTCATGAGCACAGCCAAGTTGCTGGTTCTGGACCTGCTTGGCGTTCTGGCCGCAGCGCACCGCTTAGAGGCAGGGCGCATCGCACGTGATCACGCCGTCCGCCACTGGGCCGCTGGGCCAGACGCCCCGAAAGCGCGGCTGGCATTTGACGGTCGCGTGGCGTCCTTGCCCGGGGCGGCGTTTGCGATGGCGACGCAGTTAGACAACCTTGATGCACATGACGGCTGGCAGCCATCCAAGGGCCACGCAGGGGCGGCGCTGTTGCCTGCGCTGCTCGCGTTGGCAGAGGATGCAAAAGCGCTGTCTGGCCGCGAGGCTCTTGTGCTGATGATCGCGGGTTACGAGACCGCTTATCGCGCCGCTGCTGCCTTACACGGGACGGTGCCGGACTATCACACATCGGGCGCGTGGAATGCCCTTGGCTGTGTCGTGATGGGCGCTCGGTTGCGCGGGGTATCGGACGACGTCTTCCGGCACGCGCTTGGTATTGCGGAATATCACGCCCCGCGCAGCCAGATGATGCGCGAGATCGCCAATCCGACGATGTTGCATGACGGAACCGGTTTCGGTGCGCCGGTGGGGCTCTATGCGCTGCTTATCGCAGAGGATGGCTTTACCGGAGCGCCCGCTGCAACGATCGAGTTTGACGACGCAGCAGGATACTGGGCCGATCTGGGAAAGTCATGGCTGACCTGCCAACAATATGTGAAACCCTATCCGATCTGTCGGTGGGCTCATGCGCCCATTGATGCCGCCTTGGGACTTAAGGTGGCCCACGAAATTGATGCCAAAGACATTGCGGCGGTCGAGGTTCATACCTTCAAATACAGCGCTGACCTGAGCATGAGCGTGCCTGACACCGCGCCCAAGGCGCAGTATTCGTTGGCTTGGCCCGTGGCCTGCGCCTTTGCGTGCGGCGTGGTCGGGGTGGATGAGGTGATGCCCGAAGCTTTCGAGGATAAAGAGCTGATCCGGCTCACACATCTGACCACCGCCCATGTCGATCCCGCATTGGAAGCTGACTATCCGGCGCGGCGGCAAGCCTCCGTGCGGGTGACGTTGACCGATGGACGTCGTTTCGACAGCGGCGTCGTGGAGGCATCGGGCGGGCCTGACCCACAGCCCACCGAAGCCGAGATCGTTGCAAAATTCAGACGCTTTGCGGGCAGCGTCCTGAGCGTTGCACAAGTGGAAGAATTAGAGCGCGCGGTGATGAGTTTGGACAGCCAAGACGCGGACTTCAAAGCTTTGGTGAAGCTTGTAGCAGAGATGAAGATCGCGCCCTAA
- a CDS encoding SDR family NAD(P)-dependent oxidoreductase, protein MKTAVITGGAGGLGQALTHDLLRAGWHVVVLDLPGPELDRIAAQNGVTALASDLCREEDLCEAVGSILKARPSIDLVIYNAGLTLIGAFDQQEMAAHRKLFEVNYFAAVSCAALFLEAVRKSKGTHLAVSSVAGFAPLTRRTAYAASKHALEGFFKSLRSEERPYGVRVQIAAPSFVGTNIGRPDDQGNGLSRPGAASDAVDIMTPEQASAVILRGVSKGADMIPVGRVAWMAWWLNGLVPRLYQRVMERKISD, encoded by the coding sequence TTGAAAACGGCCGTAATTACAGGCGGTGCCGGCGGGCTGGGACAGGCGTTGACCCATGATCTTTTGCGCGCGGGCTGGCATGTGGTGGTGCTAGACCTTCCAGGTCCCGAGCTTGACCGAATTGCCGCCCAAAACGGCGTGACCGCGCTAGCGAGCGACCTGTGCCGCGAGGAAGACTTGTGCGAGGCCGTTGGTTCGATCCTCAAGGCGCGGCCCAGCATCGATCTGGTGATTTACAATGCGGGTCTGACCCTGATTGGTGCGTTCGACCAGCAAGAAATGGCGGCCCATCGCAAGTTGTTCGAGGTGAATTATTTCGCCGCGGTGTCCTGTGCCGCGTTGTTCTTGGAGGCGGTCCGCAAATCCAAGGGCACCCATCTGGCAGTGTCTTCGGTTGCGGGCTTTGCGCCGCTGACGCGCCGGACGGCCTATGCCGCTAGCAAACATGCTCTGGAGGGGTTCTTTAAATCCCTTCGCTCGGAAGAACGCCCCTATGGCGTGCGGGTTCAAATCGCGGCGCCGTCCTTTGTGGGCACAAATATCGGTCGGCCCGATGATCAGGGGAATGGGCTGTCGCGGCCCGGCGCGGCCTCGGATGCGGTTGATATCATGACACCGGAGCAAGCCAGTGCCGTCATCTTGCGTGGTGTGTCCAAAGGGGCGGATATGATTCCCGTGGGACGGGTGGCTTGGATGGCGTGGTGGCTGAACGGCTTGGTGCCAAGGCTGTATCAGCGGGTCATGGAACGGAAGATTTCGGACTAG
- a CDS encoding TetR/AcrR family transcriptional regulator: MNELERKRAPSKRSLATRQRIFDAAEQLFAERGFEGASIRDIAKAADVQTALVNHHGGPKEVFFEAIVARRAQPLAVLRQEQLTLIAPTLSTVSDDAALSAILTAFIGPFLHLAEDDLGWRAYARLVAQISSDVRWSDLAATYFDPTAQHFLVALQSRFPDAQPLAISQGFVYTVSSMLALSTSRWRIAALAGQPAQGGAHVGLDGLVTYAAAGYMALLSNAS; this comes from the coding sequence GTGAATGAATTAGAAAGAAAAAGAGCGCCGTCCAAACGGTCCTTGGCCACCCGTCAGCGGATATTCGACGCCGCCGAGCAGTTGTTTGCAGAGCGGGGATTCGAGGGCGCATCGATCCGCGATATTGCGAAAGCAGCCGATGTGCAGACCGCTCTGGTGAACCACCACGGCGGCCCGAAGGAAGTGTTTTTCGAGGCCATTGTCGCCCGCCGCGCCCAACCATTGGCCGTGTTGAGACAAGAGCAACTCACTCTGATTGCACCGACCTTATCGACCGTCTCTGATGACGCTGCCTTGAGCGCCATTCTAACTGCATTTATCGGGCCGTTCTTGCATCTTGCTGAGGATGATCTGGGCTGGCGGGCCTATGCACGGCTTGTGGCGCAAATCTCCTCCGATGTGCGATGGTCGGATTTGGCCGCGACCTATTTCGATCCTACGGCGCAGCATTTCTTGGTAGCGCTACAATCCCGTTTTCCGGATGCGCAGCCCTTGGCCATTTCTCAGGGATTTGTCTACACGGTCTCCTCGATGCTGGCCCTGTCAACGTCGCGCTGGCGCATCGCCGCGCTTGCAGGGCAACCCGCACAAGGCGGCGCGCACGTTGGGCTAGACGGCTTAGTCACATACGCAGCCGCGGGCTACATGGCTCTCTTGTCGAACGCCAGCTAA
- a CDS encoding aldolase produces the protein MTETQLREQICLLAKSMFDRGLTGGSTGNISARTEDGGLLVSPTGTSFGRLDPARLSRFDPSGQLVDGDPPTKEMPLHAAFYDTRSSAGAVVHLHACHSVAWSMMPDADEDNFLPPLTPYAIMKLGKVKLLPFFMPGDPAMGEAVRGLEGKRTAVMLANHGPVVAGKDVEAACNAIEELEDTARLALLMRGYNPRMLSAKQVQNLVTKFDVEWE, from the coding sequence ATGACCGAGACCCAACTGCGTGAGCAGATTTGCCTGCTGGCGAAATCCATGTTTGATCGCGGCCTCACTGGAGGCTCGACTGGTAACATCTCGGCCCGCACCGAGGATGGTGGTTTGCTTGTGTCGCCCACCGGCACATCGTTCGGGCGTCTGGACCCTGCCCGTCTGTCCCGCTTTGATCCAAGCGGCCAGTTAGTGGACGGCGACCCGCCAACCAAGGAAATGCCCCTCCACGCTGCCTTTTACGACACACGTTCGAGCGCGGGGGCCGTTGTCCACCTTCATGCCTGCCACTCTGTTGCGTGGTCGATGATGCCCGATGCGGACGAGGATAATTTCCTGCCGCCGCTCACCCCCTATGCGATCATGAAGCTGGGCAAGGTCAAACTGCTGCCCTTCTTCATGCCCGGCGATCCTGCGATGGGTGAAGCCGTGCGCGGGCTAGAAGGTAAACGGACCGCGGTAATGCTTGCCAATCACGGGCCCGTGGTGGCTGGCAAGGATGTCGAAGCCGCCTGCAATGCGATTGAAGAGCTGGAAGACACCGCCCGCCTCGCCCTGCTGATGCGCGGATACAACCCGCGGATGCTCAGTGCAAAACAGGTCCAAAACCTCGTAACCAAATTCGATGTGGAGTGGGAATAA
- a CDS encoding winged helix-turn-helix domain-containing protein, whose protein sequence is MTLPVIPLSTVRHHHLARHRLCEAPTGLGKAGDLHQMLQDLTFVQLDSINTVARAHHMILHARRTNYRPKALDKLLADRLVFEHWTHDASVIDMDNFGHWRLKFARDAANLRVRYKNWHRDGFEERFATVLKRISDYGPCCSADVGEDEKKGSGGWWDWHPSKTALEYLWRAGELSVTRREGFRKFYDLTERVIPPEHLNQRFTPEETIDHACTTAMDCLGFATSGELAAFWDIITPAEARDWCAAQLAAGDLIEVMLDTAQGKPRRSFARPDVLDVPLMEPTKRVRILSPFDPALRDRKRTERLFGFHYRIEVFVPEAKRQYGYYVFPVMEGDRMIGRIDMKANRAQDVMSVRAFWPERGVRMGSGRIKALETAIARSAALAGTTNLEFAKGWLR, encoded by the coding sequence ATGACCCTGCCCGTTATTCCGCTTTCCACTGTGCGCCACCATCATCTGGCGCGGCATAGGCTATGTGAAGCGCCGACCGGACTTGGGAAAGCCGGTGATTTGCACCAGATGCTGCAAGACCTGACTTTCGTGCAACTTGATAGCATCAACACCGTCGCGCGCGCCCACCATATGATCCTGCACGCCCGCCGGACCAATTATCGCCCCAAAGCGCTCGACAAGCTATTGGCAGACCGCCTCGTCTTCGAGCACTGGACCCATGATGCCTCAGTGATTGATATGGATAATTTTGGTCATTGGCGGCTGAAATTCGCGCGTGATGCGGCCAATCTGCGGGTGCGCTACAAGAATTGGCACCGCGACGGGTTCGAAGAAAGATTTGCGACAGTCCTCAAACGCATTTCCGATTATGGTCCCTGCTGTTCCGCTGATGTGGGCGAAGATGAAAAAAAGGGCTCTGGCGGCTGGTGGGATTGGCATCCGTCAAAAACCGCGCTGGAATATCTGTGGCGCGCGGGTGAGCTTTCCGTCACCCGCCGCGAGGGCTTTCGCAAGTTCTACGACCTGACAGAACGGGTTATTCCCCCCGAGCATCTCAACCAAAGGTTCACTCCCGAAGAGACGATCGACCACGCCTGCACCACGGCGATGGACTGTTTGGGCTTTGCCACCTCGGGCGAACTGGCCGCCTTTTGGGATATCATCACCCCAGCCGAGGCGCGGGACTGGTGTGCCGCCCAACTCGCAGCGGGCGACCTGATCGAGGTGATGTTGGACACCGCCCAAGGCAAACCCCGCCGCTCCTTCGCGCGGCCGGACGTGCTGGATGTGCCACTGATGGAGCCGACCAAGCGCGTGCGCATTCTCTCCCCGTTCGATCCTGCGTTACGGGATCGCAAACGGACCGAACGCCTGTTCGGCTTCCACTACCGGATCGAGGTTTTTGTTCCGGAGGCCAAGAGGCAATACGGCTACTACGTGTTCCCGGTGATGGAAGGCGACCGCATGATCGGACGCATTGATATGAAGGCCAACCGAGCGCAAGATGTGATGTCCGTGCGCGCTTTTTGGCCCGAACGTGGCGTGCGCATGGGCAGCGGTCGCATCAAAGCGCTGGAAACTGCGATCGCCCGCAGCGCAGCCCTTGCAGGCACCACCAACCTGGAGTTCGCAAAAGGTTGGCTGCGGTAA
- a CDS encoding SDR family oxidoreductase translates to MTRILITGAAGAVGQALMQELAGTGHEVIATDLRRPTLPDGVRFEVLDVTTDAPDHVIGAVKPDTVVHLASIVSPPKNSTREFEYDVDVNGSRAVIGACVTHGVGRIVVTSSGAAYGYHADNAVPLTETDPIRGNEAFPYSHHKRLVEEMLAEARRDHPELQQVILRVGTVLGAGVENQITALFRSPKLLMLRGYESPFVFIWTKDLARILLRAATNGPAGIFNVAGDGALGLPDLAKAMGKPLRQLPAWLIEAALRVAKPLGLARYGPEQVRFLKYRPVLDNTALKQDFGYTPELTSAEVFELWKRAAGL, encoded by the coding sequence ATGACGCGGATTCTAATCACCGGAGCTGCGGGCGCTGTTGGGCAGGCGCTGATGCAGGAACTGGCAGGCACAGGGCATGAGGTGATCGCCACTGACTTGCGTCGCCCGACCTTGCCCGACGGGGTGCGGTTCGAGGTGCTGGATGTCACCACCGACGCGCCGGACCATGTGATCGGGGCGGTGAAGCCAGATACAGTTGTCCATCTCGCCTCCATCGTGTCGCCGCCGAAAAACTCCACGCGCGAGTTCGAGTATGACGTTGACGTGAATGGCAGCCGTGCCGTCATTGGGGCCTGTGTGACGCACGGGGTGGGGCGCATCGTGGTTACGTCATCGGGGGCCGCCTATGGCTATCATGCGGACAATGCGGTGCCGCTGACCGAAACGGACCCGATCCGCGGCAATGAGGCGTTTCCCTATTCGCACCACAAGCGCTTGGTCGAAGAGATGCTGGCCGAGGCGCGACGCGATCATCCTGAGTTGCAGCAGGTGATCTTGCGTGTTGGCACAGTGCTGGGGGCAGGGGTTGAGAACCAGATCACGGCATTGTTCCGCAGCCCAAAGCTGCTGATGCTAAGGGGCTATGAAAGCCCGTTTGTATTTATCTGGACCAAAGACCTTGCCCGAATTTTGCTCCGCGCGGCCACAAACGGGCCTGCAGGCATTTTTAACGTTGCTGGCGATGGCGCGTTGGGTCTGCCGGATTTGGCCAAAGCAATGGGCAAGCCGCTGCGCCAACTGCCCGCGTGGTTGATTGAAGCCGCATTGCGGGTGGCCAAACCGCTCGGCCTGGCACGGTACGGGCCGGAGCAGGTGCGGTTCCTGAAATATCGCCCTGTGCTGGACAACACCGCCTTGAAGCAGGATTTCGGATATACGCCGGAGTTGACAAGCGCCGAGGTTTTCGAGCTTTGGAAAAGGGCGGCGGGCCTTTGA
- a CDS encoding YdeI/OmpD-associated family protein: protein MAMITDADDFFTKGCGRCGRFDTPQCSVQRWVDGLRDLRRICLDMGLVETVKWAHPTYMHADRNIAILGAFKGDFRLSFMNPGLLKDTEGVLEKLGPNSQTPGTIRFRDFAQVSIMEPVIRSYLGQLMAHAEAGTKPPKVDRKSDMPDELSAALDDDPELADAFHALTPGRQKSYMFNLNQAKTSATRVARIEKFRDKILAGKGAMER, encoded by the coding sequence ATGGCGATGATCACCGACGCGGATGATTTCTTTACCAAGGGGTGTGGTCGGTGCGGCCGCTTCGACACGCCGCAATGTTCAGTGCAGCGGTGGGTCGACGGGCTGCGCGATCTGCGCCGCATTTGCCTTGATATGGGGTTGGTAGAAACTGTGAAGTGGGCGCACCCCACCTATATGCACGCTGACCGCAACATCGCGATCCTCGGCGCCTTCAAGGGCGATTTCAGGCTTAGCTTCATGAACCCTGGACTTCTGAAAGACACCGAAGGCGTGTTGGAGAAGCTGGGACCGAACAGTCAGACGCCCGGAACAATCCGCTTTAGGGATTTTGCACAGGTTAGCATCATGGAACCGGTGATCCGGTCATATCTGGGGCAGTTGATGGCTCATGCCGAGGCAGGGACGAAACCACCGAAAGTCGACCGCAAGAGCGATATGCCCGATGAGCTGAGCGCGGCGCTGGACGATGATCCGGAGTTGGCTGACGCGTTTCACGCCCTGACACCGGGTCGGCAGAAGAGCTACATGTTCAACCTCAATCAGGCCAAGACATCCGCGACCCGCGTGGCCCGGATCGAGAAGTTTCGTGACAAAATACTTGCGGGCAAGGGCGCGATGGAGCGTTAA
- a CDS encoding hydroxypyruvate isomerase family protein yields the protein MVKFSANLGFLWNDLPLPDAIHNAKEAGFVAVELHWPYATPSAEVKAALDETGLPCLGLNTQRGDVAAGDNGCAAIPGRESEARGYIDEALAYAREIGAMNVHVMAGFTDQSAATKATFAQNLRYACAQAALTQRTILIEPLNHRDANGYHIGTVPQAQEALADVDLPNLKIMFDCYHLQIMQGDLLNLFKGCQKQVGHVQFAAVPDRGEPDTGEVNFPRLLPELAKLGWATPFGAEYKPRGAVESGLSWMNSYS from the coding sequence ATGGTGAAGTTTTCAGCCAATCTGGGCTTTCTATGGAACGACCTGCCCTTACCCGATGCGATCCACAATGCCAAAGAGGCAGGCTTTGTCGCTGTGGAGCTGCACTGGCCTTACGCCACGCCTTCCGCCGAGGTCAAAGCTGCTTTGGACGAAACCGGCTTGCCGTGTCTGGGCCTGAACACACAGCGCGGTGACGTTGCCGCCGGAGACAACGGCTGCGCCGCCATTCCCGGACGCGAGTCCGAAGCGCGAGGTTACATTGACGAGGCGTTGGCCTACGCCCGCGAGATCGGGGCTATGAATGTCCATGTCATGGCGGGCTTTACCGACCAAAGCGCTGCGACTAAGGCCACCTTCGCCCAGAATTTGCGCTATGCCTGCGCCCAAGCCGCCCTGACGCAACGCACGATCTTGATCGAGCCGTTGAACCACCGCGATGCAAATGGCTATCACATCGGCACCGTCCCGCAGGCGCAGGAGGCGCTAGCAGACGTCGATCTGCCAAATCTGAAAATCATGTTTGACTGCTATCACCTGCAAATCATGCAGGGCGATCTTCTGAACCTTTTCAAAGGGTGTCAGAAGCAGGTCGGCCACGTGCAATTCGCCGCCGTGCCTGATCGTGGTGAGCCCGACACGGGCGAGGTGAATTTCCCGAGGCTTCTGCCTGAACTGGCGAAGCTGGGATGGGCCACCCCATTCGGCGCAGAATACAAGCCGCGTGGCGCTGTAGAATCTGGTCTTAGCTGGATGAATTCATACAGTTAG